In one window of Brenneria goodwinii DNA:
- a CDS encoding DUF6392 family protein translates to MTVNIEALICSLEKPWQAIRDAGIITYKTPPQGTQCDPYLTLEMKKEGLFLTFDNDANKSLSEIVLKLKTEKKDWVFPNELPSPLQQNMSRRWVHETFGDPDKSNPPKVVLKMEIGWIERFTVEDFHIPLTMCVYYDMGEMVEAVTFLPTSRLRW, encoded by the coding sequence ATGACGGTGAATATTGAAGCATTGATATGCAGTCTGGAAAAGCCCTGGCAGGCTATCCGCGATGCGGGAATTATTACGTATAAAACCCCGCCGCAGGGGACGCAGTGCGATCCTTACCTGACTCTGGAAATGAAAAAAGAAGGTCTTTTTTTAACGTTTGATAATGACGCTAATAAGTCTCTTAGTGAGATAGTGTTAAAGCTGAAAACAGAAAAAAAAGACTGGGTTTTCCCTAATGAGTTACCTTCTCCACTTCAACAAAATATGTCCCGCAGATGGGTCCATGAGACTTTTGGCGACCCTGATAAAAGTAATCCGCCAAAAGTTGTTTTAAAGATGGAAATTGGCTGGATTGAGCGTTTTACGGTCGAGGATTTTCATATTCCGCTGACGATGTGTGTTTATTACGACATGGGTGAAATGGTCGAGGCTGTAACATTCCTTCCCACCTCAAGACTGAGGTGGTGA
- the ddpX gene encoding D-alanyl-D-alanine dipeptidase, whose amino-acid sequence MTQEIELVDVCSAMPQVRIDMKYATPDNITGQTIYSENRCLLHPKAASALMRSVDIAALAGVRLLIYDAYRPKKAQEYLWLACPDPKYVVEVSLGSNHSRGTAVDVTLIDENGQVLDMGTGFDEMNERSHPYHPDVPPAAQRNRLLLNAIMFGGGFIGIASEWWHFELPDSTAYPLLSDRFSCIAPQNVTTP is encoded by the coding sequence ATGACGCAAGAAATTGAATTGGTTGATGTTTGTTCTGCAATGCCGCAGGTGCGCATCGATATGAAGTATGCAACGCCGGATAATATTACGGGCCAGACTATTTACAGCGAAAATCGCTGTTTGCTGCATCCCAAGGCCGCCAGCGCTTTGATGCGCAGCGTGGACATCGCCGCGCTGGCGGGGGTCAGGTTATTGATTTACGACGCCTATCGCCCAAAGAAAGCGCAAGAGTATCTGTGGCTGGCCTGTCCGGATCCGAAGTATGTGGTGGAGGTCTCGTTAGGCTCCAATCACAGCCGCGGCACCGCCGTTGATGTCACGCTGATCGACGAAAACGGTCAGGTTCTGGATATGGGCACCGGCTTTGATGAGATGAATGAACGTTCTCACCCTTACCATCCGGATGTGCCGCCTGCGGCGCAACGTAATCGTCTGCTGCTGAACGCCATCATGTTCGGCGGCGGTTTTATCGGTATCGCCAGTGAATGGTGGCACTTCGAACTGCCCGACTCTACGGCCTACCCGCTGTTAAGCGATCGCTTTAGCTGCATCGCCCCGCAAAACGTCACCACCCCTTAA
- a CDS encoding MurR/RpiR family transcriptional regulator — protein sequence MAEKTELIARIEASFSQQTPSGKRIAGWLLTHIDQIPFETADSIAKATGTSGITVGRYLRKLGYRNLEDAKSSLRTAPDIPYKPWGVIDRLDSWRQQHGLSDRFSQSLQLELDAIAKVYQLAQSETFARVSQQLAEAEAVFVLGIQSTRGIANAFFSHLEYLRPRVSYVDGLSGTWVESLNSEFERPYLVVTDTRAYSAVARQYCRAASERNLPLALVTDIWCPWARDYPMDLLQVHTDTGHFWDSLAPLSCLFNLLLSAVVERLGERLESRLALNRRLQQEFGQFEH from the coding sequence ATGGCGGAGAAAACGGAATTAATCGCAAGAATTGAAGCGAGTTTTAGCCAGCAAACACCAAGCGGCAAGCGTATTGCCGGTTGGCTGCTCACGCATATCGATCAGATTCCGTTTGAAACCGCGGATAGCATCGCCAAAGCGACGGGGACCAGCGGTATCACCGTGGGCCGCTATTTACGCAAATTGGGCTATCGCAACCTGGAAGATGCCAAAAGCAGTTTGCGCACTGCGCCGGACATTCCTTATAAACCCTGGGGTGTGATTGACCGCCTCGATTCATGGCGGCAGCAGCACGGGTTATCAGACCGTTTTTCCCAGTCGCTGCAGCTTGAACTGGATGCCATCGCCAAGGTTTATCAGTTAGCCCAGAGCGAGACCTTCGCCCGGGTCAGCCAGCAGCTGGCCGAGGCGGAAGCGGTATTTGTTTTGGGCATCCAGTCCACGCGCGGTATCGCCAACGCGTTTTTCAGCCATCTGGAGTATCTGCGTCCGCGCGTCAGCTATGTCGATGGCCTATCGGGCACCTGGGTGGAGTCGCTTAACTCGGAATTTGAACGGCCCTATCTGGTGGTTACCGATACGCGCGCGTATTCCGCGGTGGCTCGCCAGTATTGCCGGGCCGCCAGCGAGCGCAATCTGCCGCTGGCGCTGGTTACCGATATCTGGTGTCCGTGGGCGCGGGATTACCCCATGGATTTATTACAGGTGCATACCGATACCGGTCATTTTTGGGATTCACTGGCGCCGCTTAGCTGCTTATTTAACCTGCTGCTTTCGGCCGTCGTGGAGCGGCTCGGCGAACGTTTGGAGTCGCGTTTGGCGTTAAACCGCCGGCTGCAACAGGAATTTGGGCAATTTGAACATTAA
- a CDS encoding ABC transporter permease, producing the protein MTFWSILRQRCWGLILVVAGVCVITFIISHLIPGDPARLLAGDRASDEIVQHIRQQLGLDQPLYVQFYRYVGDLLHGDLGTSIRTGRPVLDDLRAFFPATLELAFCALLLALMLGVPLGVLSAVYRNRWLDHLVRLLAITGISTPAFWLGLGVIVLFYGHLNLLPGGGRLDDWLDPPRHVTGFYTIDSLLEGNGEAFWNSLQHLILPALTLAFVHLGIVARQIRSAMLEQLSEDYIRTARASGLPAWRVILGYALPNALIPSVTVLGLALGDLLYGAVLTETVFSWPGMGAYVVSSIQSLDFPAVMGFAVVVSLAYVVVNLVVDLLYLWIDPRIGRGGAQ; encoded by the coding sequence ATGACCTTCTGGAGCATTTTACGGCAGCGCTGTTGGGGACTCATACTGGTGGTGGCCGGGGTTTGCGTCATCACCTTTATTATTTCCCACCTGATCCCCGGCGATCCGGCGCGATTGCTGGCCGGGGATCGCGCCAGCGACGAGATCGTGCAGCACATCCGCCAGCAACTGGGGTTGGATCAGCCGCTGTATGTTCAGTTTTACCGCTATGTCGGCGATTTACTGCATGGCGACCTGGGAACCTCCATTCGCACCGGCCGTCCGGTGCTGGACGATTTACGCGCGTTCTTTCCCGCAACGTTGGAACTGGCCTTTTGCGCCCTGCTGCTGGCGCTGATGCTGGGCGTGCCGCTCGGCGTGCTATCGGCGGTGTATCGCAACCGCTGGCTCGATCATCTGGTGCGTTTACTGGCGATCACCGGGATCTCTACCCCTGCGTTTTGGCTGGGGCTGGGCGTCATTGTGCTGTTTTACGGACACCTTAATTTGCTGCCCGGCGGCGGACGACTGGATGACTGGCTCGACCCGCCGCGGCATGTGACGGGCTTTTATACCATCGACTCGCTGCTGGAGGGGAACGGGGAAGCGTTCTGGAACAGCCTGCAGCATTTGATTTTACCCGCGCTGACGCTGGCGTTCGTGCATCTGGGGATTGTGGCGCGGCAAATTCGTTCCGCCATGCTGGAGCAGCTCAGCGAAGATTATATTCGCACCGCGCGCGCCAGCGGCCTGCCCGCCTGGCGCGTCATCCTCGGCTATGCGTTGCCCAATGCGCTGATCCCGTCTGTAACCGTGCTGGGGCTGGCCCTGGGCGACCTGCTGTATGGCGCGGTACTGACGGAAACCGTCTTCTCCTGGCCCGGAATGGGCGCTTATGTGGTGTCGTCGATTCAGTCGCTTGATTTTCCTGCGGTTATGGGGTTCGCGGTGGTGGTTTCACTGGCGTATGTGGTGGTTAATTTGGTGGTGGATCTGCTCTATTTATGGATCGATCCCCGCATTGGACGTGGAGGGGCGCAATGA
- a CDS encoding ABC transporter ATP-binding protein: protein MSDILLELQDVHVNFPARKNWRGKVTEQVHALNGLDLRIVRGETLGIVGESGCGKSTLAQLLMGMLAPAAGKCSRARSPTSWLGSGMQMVFQDPLSSLDPRLPVWRIITEPVWLQKHNSERERRELAVELAELVGIRSEYLDRLPHAFSGGQRQRISIARALSSQPDIIVLDEPTSALDISVQAQILNLLVKLQRQRELTYVLISHNVSVVRHMSDRVAVMYLGQIVELGDAQQVLCAPKHPYTKLLLDSVPRVDSSLDGEVEDRKGELPGNRVLPQGCFFRERCPQATAGCERRQPMQSTAQGIEVRCWRAG from the coding sequence ATGTCTGATATTTTGCTTGAACTACAGGATGTTCACGTCAATTTCCCCGCCCGGAAAAACTGGCGCGGCAAAGTCACCGAACAGGTGCATGCGCTAAACGGTCTGGATTTGCGCATTGTTCGCGGGGAAACGCTGGGCATTGTGGGCGAGTCCGGCTGCGGTAAAAGCACGCTGGCCCAGTTACTGATGGGCATGTTGGCGCCCGCCGCCGGCAAGTGTTCCCGCGCCCGCAGTCCGACCTCATGGCTGGGCAGCGGTATGCAGATGGTATTTCAGGATCCGCTTTCCTCGCTGGATCCGCGTTTACCCGTCTGGCGCATTATTACCGAACCGGTCTGGCTACAGAAACACAATAGCGAACGCGAACGCCGTGAATTAGCGGTGGAGTTGGCGGAACTGGTGGGTATTCGCTCGGAATATTTGGATCGGTTGCCGCATGCTTTTTCCGGCGGTCAGCGCCAGCGAATTTCCATTGCCCGCGCGCTCTCGTCGCAGCCCGATATCATCGTGCTGGATGAGCCGACGTCGGCGCTGGATATTTCCGTTCAGGCGCAAATTCTCAATCTGTTGGTGAAGTTGCAGCGGCAGCGCGAACTAACCTATGTGCTGATTTCGCACAATGTATCGGTGGTGCGTCATATGAGCGACCGCGTCGCGGTGATGTATCTGGGGCAAATTGTCGAATTGGGCGATGCTCAGCAGGTGCTCTGCGCGCCCAAACACCCTTACACCAAACTGTTGCTTGATTCGGTGCCGCGCGTGGACAGTTCGCTGGACGGCGAGGTAGAGGATCGAAAAGGCGAACTGCCGGGCAACCGCGTGTTGCCGCAGGGCTGTTTTTTCCGCGAGCGCTGCCCGCAGGCGACGGCCGGATGCGAGCGGCGACAGCCGATGCAGTCGACGGCGCAGGGCATTGAGGTTCGCTGCTGGCGAGCCGGTTGA
- a CDS encoding FAD-dependent oxidoreductase translates to MFKTLFEPKKINQCVIPNRLIVTAMVANYCHSDGTASDRYIAYHEEKAKGGWGLIITEDYAVNQHAMGYQYIAGLWHDDQIASHRKLTDTVHRYESKIFAQIYHAGRQSCRAVNGGMQPVAPSAIPCPWLREMPRELSTTEIQQLVKDFGRCARRVKQAGFDGVEIHAAHGYLIAEFLSPYANKRVDKYGGCLENRVRFLKEIYQEVRRNVGPDFPVIVRFSADEGFLGGRDISEARVLAQLFEEWGLDALDVSVGAYGDHNKYGTVSPMYVGHAWTAPLAEEIKKLVNIPVITANRINDPRMADTLLTMGKADFVGMGRGSLADPHLPRKAKAGELTSIRYCIGCMQGCTGSLYLGEPLKCLVNPSLGREGVLDYSQTAMPKNVFVAGGGPGGMEAARAAAMRGHRVTLFEKRSQPGGQFLSAAYPPGKGELATYTSWMIEELEKLNVTIKCNTELTEEIIRQEKPDAVIVATGGKPAIPPIKGVNLPHVVLAEDVLLGNVTTGNNIVIAGGGEVGGETAAHLAMQQKNVAIIEMRDNLLQELDGVSKLHVLKLLDEFNVKQYLNTTVAEITEQHVVVENQQGRMNIAADTVVLALGYIPVNQLAKQLAEYGENVAVIGGAVKTSNALVAIREGFDAGMAVV, encoded by the coding sequence ATGTTTAAAACTTTATTTGAGCCTAAGAAAATAAATCAGTGCGTTATCCCCAACCGATTGATTGTTACCGCAATGGTGGCCAACTACTGTCATTCCGACGGCACCGCCTCCGATCGGTATATCGCCTACCACGAGGAGAAGGCGAAAGGCGGCTGGGGATTAATTATCACCGAAGACTATGCGGTCAACCAGCATGCGATGGGATATCAATACATTGCCGGCTTATGGCACGACGACCAGATAGCGAGCCACAGAAAATTAACGGATACCGTGCATCGCTATGAAAGCAAGATTTTCGCCCAAATCTATCATGCGGGCCGGCAGAGCTGCCGCGCCGTCAACGGCGGAATGCAGCCGGTCGCGCCTTCCGCCATTCCCTGTCCGTGGCTAAGAGAGATGCCGCGTGAACTATCGACGACGGAAATTCAGCAATTGGTCAAAGATTTCGGCCGGTGCGCGCGGCGGGTCAAGCAGGCGGGTTTTGACGGCGTCGAAATTCACGCGGCTCACGGCTATCTGATCGCCGAGTTTCTCTCTCCCTATGCCAATAAGCGCGTCGATAAGTACGGCGGCTGCCTGGAAAACCGGGTACGGTTTTTAAAGGAAATCTATCAGGAAGTTCGGCGTAACGTCGGGCCGGACTTCCCGGTGATCGTGCGCTTTTCCGCCGACGAGGGCTTTCTTGGCGGCCGCGATATCTCCGAAGCGCGGGTGTTGGCGCAGCTATTTGAAGAATGGGGGCTGGATGCGCTGGACGTATCCGTCGGCGCTTACGGCGATCACAATAAATACGGCACCGTATCCCCCATGTATGTCGGCCATGCCTGGACGGCGCCGTTGGCGGAAGAAATAAAAAAACTGGTGAACATTCCGGTAATTACCGCTAATCGCATCAACGATCCAAGAATGGCGGATACCCTGCTGACGATGGGGAAAGCCGACTTTGTCGGCATGGGACGGGGTTCGCTGGCCGACCCGCATTTACCCCGCAAGGCCAAAGCCGGCGAACTGACGTCGATTCGCTACTGCATCGGATGTATGCAGGGCTGTACCGGTAGTCTATATCTGGGCGAGCCGCTGAAATGTCTGGTCAATCCGTCGCTGGGAAGGGAAGGCGTTCTGGACTACAGCCAAACCGCAATGCCCAAAAACGTTTTCGTCGCCGGCGGCGGGCCGGGCGGGATGGAGGCCGCAAGGGCCGCCGCGATGCGTGGCCACCGCGTGACGCTGTTTGAAAAGCGCAGCCAGCCAGGCGGACAATTTCTTTCTGCGGCCTACCCTCCCGGTAAAGGCGAGTTGGCGACCTATACCTCATGGATGATTGAGGAGTTGGAAAAGCTGAACGTGACCATAAAATGCAATACCGAGCTGACAGAAGAGATAATCCGGCAGGAGAAACCCGACGCCGTGATTGTGGCGACCGGCGGCAAACCGGCTATCCCGCCGATTAAAGGCGTCAATCTGCCTCACGTTGTTCTAGCGGAGGATGTGTTATTGGGCAACGTGACCACCGGAAACAACATTGTCATCGCCGGCGGCGGCGAAGTGGGCGGAGAAACGGCAGCGCACCTTGCCATGCAGCAAAAGAACGTCGCCATTATTGAAATGCGGGATAATCTCCTACAGGAGTTGGACGGCGTGAGTAAATTACACGTCTTAAAGCTGCTCGATGAATTCAACGTTAAGCAATATCTGAATACCACGGTCGCCGAAATCACCGAACAGCATGTGGTGGTTGAAAATCAGCAAGGACGCATGAATATCGCAGCGGACACCGTAGTGCTGGCGCTGGGCTATATTCCCGTTAACCAACTGGCGAAACAGCTAGCTGAATACGGCGAAAATGTTGCGGTAATCGGCGGGGCGGTGAAAACCAGCAATGCGCTGGTGGCCATCCGCGAAGGATTTGACGCCGGTATGGCGGTGGTTTAA
- a CDS encoding ABC transporter substrate-binding protein: MKITTTAVSLFRPALIAAAIAMSITPVLAAVPKDMLVIGKAADPQTLDPAVTIDNNDWTVTYPAYQRLVQYKTENGKGSTEVEGDLAESWQASDDQKVWTFTLKNDAKFADGTPVTAEAVKFSFERLLKIGQGPSEAYPKDLNVEVVDPLTVRFTLSSPFSPFLYTLANDGAAIINPAVMKEHGADDAKGWLAENTAGSGPYMLQRWQKGQQLVLVPNPHYHGAKPAFKRVSVKIIGESASRRLQLSRGDIDIAESLPVDQLAALKKEGNVAVDEYPSLRVTYLYLNNGKAPLNQVDLRRAVSWSTDYQGMVNGLLGGNGKQMRGPIPEGMWGYDAQAMQYSFDPEKAKAAYDKVAEKPSGLTFLYSDSDANWEPIAISTQASLKTLGIDVKLEKLANATMRDRVGKGDYDIAIGNWSPDFADPYMFMNYWFESDKKGLPGNRSFYDNKTVDDLLKKAVSTADQAERTKDYQAAQKIVIDEAAYVYLFQKNYQVAMNKEVKGFVFNPMLEQVFNVATMSK; this comes from the coding sequence ATGAAGATAACGACTACCGCAGTTTCATTGTTTCGACCGGCGTTGATCGCCGCGGCGATTGCCATGAGTATCACGCCAGTCCTGGCGGCGGTGCCAAAGGATATGTTGGTGATTGGCAAGGCTGCCGATCCGCAGACGCTCGATCCGGCGGTCACCATTGATAATAACGACTGGACGGTCACTTATCCCGCCTATCAGCGCCTGGTGCAGTATAAAACGGAAAATGGCAAAGGCTCCACGGAGGTGGAAGGCGATTTGGCGGAAAGCTGGCAGGCTTCCGACGATCAGAAAGTCTGGACCTTTACGCTGAAAAACGATGCCAAATTCGCTGATGGCACGCCGGTCACGGCGGAGGCGGTCAAGTTCTCGTTCGAGCGTTTGCTGAAGATTGGACAAGGGCCGTCGGAGGCTTATCCGAAGGATTTAAACGTCGAAGTGGTTGATCCTCTAACGGTGCGTTTTACCCTTAGTTCGCCTTTTTCTCCGTTCCTTTACACGTTGGCTAACGATGGCGCCGCGATAATTAATCCCGCGGTAATGAAAGAGCACGGCGCCGATGACGCCAAAGGCTGGCTGGCGGAGAACACCGCCGGTTCCGGCCCGTATATGTTGCAGCGCTGGCAGAAAGGGCAGCAGCTGGTTCTGGTTCCCAATCCGCACTACCACGGCGCGAAACCGGCCTTTAAACGCGTCTCCGTGAAGATCATCGGCGAGAGCGCGTCCCGCCGTTTGCAGCTTTCCCGCGGCGATATTGATATTGCCGAATCGCTGCCGGTCGATCAGCTGGCGGCGTTGAAGAAAGAGGGGAACGTCGCCGTCGATGAATATCCGTCGTTGCGCGTGACCTATCTCTATCTCAACAACGGCAAGGCGCCGCTAAATCAGGTCGATCTGCGCCGCGCCGTCTCCTGGTCAACCGATTATCAGGGCATGGTGAACGGTCTCCTTGGCGGCAACGGCAAACAGATGCGCGGCCCGATCCCCGAAGGGATGTGGGGCTACGACGCGCAAGCCATGCAGTACAGCTTCGACCCGGAAAAAGCGAAAGCCGCCTATGACAAGGTTGCCGAGAAACCATCCGGCCTGACATTCCTCTATTCGGACAGCGATGCCAACTGGGAGCCGATCGCCATCTCCACCCAGGCGAGTCTCAAAACCCTGGGCATCGACGTCAAGCTGGAGAAATTGGCCAACGCCACCATGCGCGATCGCGTCGGCAAGGGGGATTACGACATCGCCATCGGCAACTGGAGCCCTGACTTCGCCGATCCCTATATGTTTATGAACTACTGGTTCGAGTCCGATAAGAAAGGCCTGCCGGGCAACCGCTCTTTTTATGACAACAAAACCGTCGACGATTTGCTGAAAAAAGCCGTTTCTACGGCGGATCAGGCCGAGCGCACCAAAGACTATCAGGCGGCGCAGAAGATCGTCATCGATGAGGCCGCCTACGTCTATCTGTTCCAGAAAAACTATCAGGTCGCGATGAACAAAGAGGTAAAAGGCTTTGTTTTCAATCCGATGTTGGAGCAGGTGTTTAACGTCGCGACGATGAGCAAATAA
- a CDS encoding ABC transporter ATP-binding protein: MRDDVLNIDNLQLSFPVYNGQVSALNEVSLQVKRGEIVGVVGESGSGKSVTAMLAMRLLPPNSYLINGGSLTVLGQDVLNASEKQMRRLRGAKVAMIFQEPMTALNPTRRIGQQMTDVIRQHQPLTRKAAGEKAISLLNEMQISDAARVMERYPFELSGGMRQRVVIALAFSCDPELIIADEPTTALDVTVQRQVLRLLQQKARASGTSVLFISHDMAVVSQLCDRLYVMYAGRVVECGATRDVIKHPVHPYSIGLLRCAPEEAAPRAPLPAIPGTVPNLASLPVGCAFRDRCFAADARCGQLPALTSCGAGEQLAACWHPQREAEHV, from the coding sequence ATGCGTGACGACGTTCTGAATATCGATAATTTACAGCTGAGCTTCCCGGTGTATAACGGCCAGGTCAGCGCGCTGAACGAGGTTTCACTGCAGGTGAAACGCGGCGAGATTGTCGGCGTGGTGGGGGAGTCCGGCTCCGGTAAGTCGGTGACGGCGATGCTGGCGATGCGTTTGCTGCCGCCCAACAGCTATCTCATCAACGGCGGCAGTCTTACCGTTCTCGGTCAGGATGTGCTGAACGCCAGCGAGAAACAGATGCGGCGACTGCGCGGCGCAAAAGTGGCGATGATCTTTCAGGAGCCGATGACGGCGCTGAATCCCACGCGGCGTATCGGACAGCAGATGACCGACGTGATCCGCCAGCACCAGCCCCTTACCCGCAAAGCGGCGGGTGAAAAGGCCATCAGCCTGCTGAATGAAATGCAGATTTCCGATGCCGCCAGGGTGATGGAGCGCTACCCCTTTGAACTGTCGGGCGGCATGCGCCAGCGGGTGGTGATCGCGCTGGCCTTCTCCTGCGACCCGGAGCTGATTATCGCCGATGAGCCGACCACTGCGCTGGATGTCACCGTGCAGCGGCAGGTGCTGCGTCTGCTGCAGCAGAAAGCGCGCGCCAGCGGTACGTCGGTGCTGTTTATCAGCCATGACATGGCGGTGGTGTCTCAGCTTTGCGATCGGCTGTATGTGATGTACGCCGGCAGGGTGGTAGAGTGCGGCGCCACGCGGGATGTGATTAAACATCCCGTCCATCCCTACTCCATTGGCCTGCTGCGCTGTGCGCCGGAAGAAGCGGCGCCGCGCGCGCCGCTGCCCGCTATTCCGGGCACCGTGCCTAATCTGGCGTCTTTGCCGGTCGGCTGCGCTTTCCGTGATCGCTGTTTTGCCGCCGATGCGCGCTGCGGGCAGCTACCCGCATTAACGTCCTGCGGCGCCGGTGAACAACTCGCCGCCTGCTGGCATCCGCAACGGGAGGCGGAACATGTCTGA
- the ddpC gene encoding D,D-dipeptide ABC transporter permease, which yields MMSINETIAAPRKSEWRQRWGKRFWLLKSSPLTLIGGVIMLVMLLMMIFSPWLTPLDPNAIDLAARLQPPSAQHWFGTDEVGRDLFSRVLVGSQQSVAAGLAVVLFSGIIGSLLGCFSGVLGGWADALIMRIMDIMLSIPSLVLTMALAAALGPSLFNAMLAIAIVRIPFYVRLARGQTLVVRQLAYVQAARIFGATRWHLISWHVLRNALPPLIVQASLDIGTAILMAATLGFIGLGAQQPTAEWGAMVANGRNYVLDQWWYCTFPGLAILITAVGFNLFGDGLRDLLDPKSGGRH from the coding sequence ATGATGTCAATCAACGAAACTATTGCCGCGCCGCGCAAAAGCGAATGGCGACAGCGCTGGGGTAAACGCTTCTGGCTGTTGAAAAGCAGCCCGCTGACGCTGATCGGCGGCGTCATTATGCTGGTTATGCTGCTGATGATGATCTTCTCGCCGTGGTTAACGCCGCTGGACCCCAACGCCATCGATCTGGCGGCCCGTTTGCAACCGCCCTCGGCGCAGCACTGGTTCGGCACGGACGAAGTCGGGCGCGATCTGTTCAGCCGCGTATTGGTCGGCAGCCAGCAGTCGGTGGCCGCGGGTCTGGCGGTGGTGTTGTTCTCCGGCATTATCGGTTCGCTGCTGGGCTGCTTTTCCGGCGTATTGGGCGGCTGGGCCGACGCGTTGATTATGCGCATCATGGACATCATGCTGTCGATTCCCTCGCTGGTATTGACCATGGCGCTGGCGGCCGCGCTGGGGCCGAGCCTGTTTAACGCGATGCTGGCGATCGCCATCGTGCGCATTCCCTTTTATGTCCGCCTGGCGCGCGGACAAACTCTGGTGGTGCGTCAGTTGGCCTATGTCCAGGCGGCAAGAATTTTTGGCGCCACGCGCTGGCATCTGATTAGCTGGCACGTTCTGCGCAATGCGCTGCCGCCGCTGATTGTGCAGGCGTCGCTGGATATCGGCACCGCCATACTGATGGCCGCCACGCTGGGGTTTATCGGTCTTGGCGCGCAGCAGCCGACGGCGGAGTGGGGCGCGATGGTCGCCAACGGCCGTAACTATGTGCTCGACCAGTGGTGGTATTGCACCTTCCCCGGCCTGGCGATTTTGATTACCGCCGTCGGATTTAACCTGTTTGGCGATGGCCTGCGTGACCTGCTCGACCCGAAAAGCGGAGGGAGACACTAA
- a CDS encoding deaminase domain-containing protein — protein sequence MQQLFTYTIGDSISDSQLFARNQWVENASTITGWSKESVETLGITVSIASTFAGMGKANVGNQYLSTKLVAPAAGWKSYLVNEKTIQQAATFKKQITELRAGLSSDPKRSGNVAVAYINIPGMPKTLAAHSGVNVPGKGLVGKGSENFKYQEIPNNKGIPIARNTDSEYKILDNLSDKLGSNVSTKGAVTIFTERPACGSCLGVVEQFQQNIRASKWMYLIIMVLCLDLEQRNELRKN from the coding sequence ATGCAGCAGTTGTTCACCTATACGATCGGTGACAGTATTTCTGACAGCCAACTATTTGCACGTAATCAGTGGGTTGAAAATGCCAGTACCATCACCGGCTGGTCGAAAGAATCGGTCGAAACGCTGGGAATTACAGTATCGATTGCCAGTACCTTCGCAGGGATGGGAAAAGCGAATGTTGGCAACCAGTATTTATCCACAAAGCTCGTCGCCCCAGCAGCTGGCTGGAAAAGTTATCTGGTTAATGAAAAGACTATTCAGCAGGCGGCAACATTTAAAAAACAGATAACTGAATTAAGAGCTGGTTTATCTTCGGATCCCAAACGTAGTGGCAATGTCGCTGTCGCATATATTAATATTCCTGGTATGCCGAAAACACTGGCTGCACACAGTGGTGTGAATGTACCTGGAAAAGGTTTAGTTGGTAAAGGAAGTGAGAACTTCAAATACCAGGAGATACCAAATAATAAAGGAATCCCAATAGCCAGAAATACGGACTCTGAATATAAAATATTGGATAATCTTTCAGACAAACTAGGTAGTAACGTGTCAACTAAAGGAGCTGTGACCATTTTTACAGAGCGCCCAGCCTGCGGAAGTTGCTTGGGAGTGGTAGAACAATTTCAACAAAATATCCGGGCATCAAAGTGGATGTACTTGATAATAATGGTGTTATGCTTAGACCTGGAGCAAAGAAATGAGCTACGAAAGAATTAG